From one Nocardioides sp. Kera G14 genomic stretch:
- a CDS encoding aldo/keto reductase has protein sequence MQTRTLGRTGRPVSVIGLGTWQLSGSDWGDVDEKDALALLQASYDAGVTFFDTADVYGDGRSESLVGTWLRHNPESGVTVATKMGRRVEQIPANYVLDNFREWNDRSRRNLGVDTLDLVQLHCPPSAVYGDDEVFDALDTLVDEGRIAAYGVSVETVDEALTAIKRPGVATVQIILNAFRLKPLDEVLPAAAQAGVGIIARVPLASGLLSGRYSLDTEFPENDHRTYNRHGEAFDVGETFSGVDYATGVQAAGEFTALVKETVPDATPAQAALAWIASLPEVSTVIPGARNPEQARANAAASEVVLPADFDAAVRRLYDTHLRASVHPRW, from the coding sequence ATGCAGACGCGCACTCTCGGCAGGACCGGCCGTCCGGTCTCGGTCATCGGCCTCGGAACCTGGCAGCTCAGCGGCTCCGACTGGGGCGACGTGGACGAGAAGGACGCGCTGGCGCTGTTGCAGGCGTCGTACGACGCCGGCGTCACCTTCTTCGACACCGCCGACGTCTACGGGGACGGCCGCTCGGAGTCCCTCGTCGGCACGTGGCTGCGCCACAACCCCGAGTCGGGGGTCACCGTTGCCACCAAGATGGGCCGTCGCGTCGAGCAGATCCCGGCCAACTACGTGCTCGACAACTTCCGCGAGTGGAACGACCGCTCGCGTCGCAACCTCGGTGTCGACACCCTCGACCTCGTCCAGCTGCACTGCCCGCCTTCGGCCGTCTATGGCGACGACGAGGTCTTCGACGCGCTCGACACCCTCGTCGACGAGGGGCGGATCGCTGCCTATGGCGTCTCGGTGGAGACGGTGGACGAGGCGCTCACCGCGATCAAGCGGCCCGGCGTGGCGACCGTCCAGATCATCCTCAACGCCTTCCGCCTCAAGCCGCTCGACGAGGTCCTGCCGGCGGCCGCCCAGGCGGGTGTGGGCATCATCGCGCGCGTCCCGCTGGCGAGCGGCCTGCTGTCGGGCCGCTACAGCCTGGACACCGAGTTCCCCGAGAACGACCACCGCACCTACAACCGCCACGGCGAGGCCTTCGATGTCGGCGAGACCTTCTCCGGCGTTGACTACGCGACCGGTGTCCAGGCGGCCGGCGAGTTCACGGCGCTGGTCAAGGAGACGGTCCCTGACGCGACCCCCGCGCAGGCCGCGCTCGCGTGGATCGCCTCGCTGCCCGAGGTCTCGACCGTCATCCCCGGCGCCCGCAACCCGGAGCAGGCCCGCGCCAACGCCGCCGCGAGCGAGGTCGTGCTTCCGGCCGACTTCGACGCCGCCGTGCGGCGTCTCTACGACACCCATCTCCGCGCGTCGGTCCACCCACGCTGGTAG
- a CDS encoding Na+/H+ antiporter: MHITLMLVALAVAVLAVTAIADRFKAPAPLVLIVGGVAVSYIPAFPEVQLEPDVVLFGLLPPLLYATAISTSLVDFNANRRVILLLSVGLVVATVGGVGVVVHALLPGATWAASFAIGAVVAPPDAVAATAVARTIGLPRRIVTILEGESLLNDATALVSLRTAILALAGGVEAWHVGLDFLRAAGGGVLIGIAGYLLVGYVRKHVTDPVFDTGLSLIVPFAAYVAAEKVEASGVLAVVIAGLLLGHRAPVLQSAQSRIAERMNWRTIAFLLENAVFLLIGLQARQLIAAVGKSELAWSRIVLICGATLVTVIVVRMVWVFVTRYLLIRPTPDPDLGRTPPWTYTFILGWSGMRGVVTLAAAYLLPLDTTHREILLLVAFSVVAGTLFVQGMTLPLVARWLKVPSPDPLDDALARATLLQQASKAGFAALEKLEYDDPHGIIETVRERVDQRNFSAWERLSTNIGDEAPSELYSRARFAMIEAERARVLEIRSGGTVPADVVADVLQMLDVEESMLDVVEEDRVRIGAVNQQRRPAGELCADLERYDAVDTSGRTECPDCVREGTRWVALRQCLACGHVGCCDSSPAQHATRHFHETGHPVMESAEPGEDWRWCYVHHLTA; encoded by the coding sequence GTGCACATCACCCTGATGCTCGTCGCGCTCGCGGTGGCGGTCCTGGCGGTCACGGCGATCGCCGACCGCTTCAAGGCACCGGCACCGCTCGTGCTGATCGTCGGCGGTGTCGCGGTCTCCTACATCCCCGCCTTCCCGGAGGTCCAGCTCGAGCCCGACGTCGTCCTCTTCGGCCTGCTGCCGCCGCTGCTCTATGCCACCGCCATCTCGACCTCGCTCGTGGACTTCAACGCCAACCGGCGCGTCATCCTGCTCCTCTCCGTGGGCCTGGTGGTGGCGACGGTCGGCGGGGTCGGCGTCGTGGTGCATGCGCTCCTGCCCGGCGCCACCTGGGCCGCCTCCTTCGCCATCGGGGCGGTCGTGGCGCCACCGGACGCCGTGGCGGCGACTGCGGTGGCGAGGACCATCGGGTTGCCGCGCCGGATCGTCACGATCCTCGAGGGTGAGTCGCTGCTCAACGACGCGACCGCCCTGGTTTCGCTGCGGACCGCGATTCTCGCCCTCGCCGGCGGCGTCGAGGCCTGGCACGTCGGCCTCGACTTCCTCCGCGCGGCCGGTGGCGGGGTCCTGATCGGCATTGCCGGTTACCTCCTCGTCGGCTACGTCCGCAAGCACGTGACCGACCCGGTCTTCGACACCGGCCTCTCGCTGATCGTCCCGTTCGCGGCCTACGTCGCGGCCGAGAAGGTCGAGGCCTCCGGTGTCCTCGCCGTGGTCATCGCCGGGCTCCTCCTGGGCCACCGGGCGCCCGTGCTGCAGTCGGCGCAGTCGCGGATCGCCGAGCGGATGAACTGGCGCACGATCGCGTTCCTGCTGGAGAACGCCGTCTTCCTGCTCATCGGCCTCCAGGCCCGGCAGCTCATCGCCGCGGTCGGCAAGAGCGAGCTCGCCTGGAGCCGCATCGTCCTCATCTGCGGCGCGACGCTCGTGACGGTCATCGTCGTGCGGATGGTCTGGGTCTTCGTCACGCGCTACCTACTGATCCGGCCCACACCCGATCCCGACCTCGGACGCACTCCGCCGTGGACCTACACGTTCATCCTCGGCTGGTCGGGCATGCGGGGCGTGGTGACCCTGGCGGCGGCGTACCTCCTTCCGCTCGACACCACACACCGCGAGATCCTGCTGCTCGTCGCGTTCAGCGTGGTGGCCGGCACGCTCTTCGTGCAGGGCATGACGCTGCCGCTGGTGGCCCGTTGGCTCAAGGTGCCGTCACCGGATCCGCTCGACGACGCCCTCGCGCGCGCGACCCTGCTGCAGCAGGCGAGCAAGGCCGGCTTCGCCGCTCTCGAGAAGCTCGAGTACGACGACCCCCACGGCATCATCGAGACGGTGCGTGAGCGCGTCGACCAACGGAACTTCTCCGCCTGGGAGCGGCTCAGCACCAACATCGGCGACGAGGCGCCGAGCGAGCTCTACTCGCGGGCGCGTTTTGCGATGATCGAGGCCGAGCGCGCCCGGGTGCTGGAGATCCGCTCGGGCGGCACCGTGCCGGCCGACGTGGTCGCCGACGTGCTGCAGATGCTGGACGTCGAGGAGTCGATGCTCGACGTGGTCGAGGAGGACAGGGTGCGGATCGGTGCGGTCAACCAGCAGCGGCGCCCGGCCGGTGAGCTCTGCGCGGACCTCGAGCGCTACGACGCCGTCGACACCTCAGGCAGGACCGAGTGCCCCGACTGCGTCCGCGAGGGGACGCGTTGGGTCGCGCTGCGGCAGTGCCTCGCGTGCGGCCACGTCGGCTGCTGCGACTCCTCACCCGCCCAGCACGCCACCCGACACTTCCACGAGACCGGTCACCCGGTCATGGAATCCGCCGAGCCGGGCGAGGACTGGCGCTGGTGCTACGTCCACCACCTGACGGCGTGA
- a CDS encoding fused response regulator/phosphatase has protein sequence MPDRLPLVLVCDDTPAKRYVLGSWLRRSGYRVIEADTVAGALRVLSEQPVDLAVLDVHLPDGSGLDITRTLRADPSRASLPVVHVSAVAMETLDRVAGLDVGADAYLVDPVDPQELLSTIRTLLRSSGARRDAEELAGRLSALNRAAVRLSVAATVARLTEAVARAAGEVFDGPAVAVLADEQSAMRSAASPGGGDVTTTPLDERDFGLLDLLTSEGTVRLDDDSWRRVLPGPSTAQWRVWPMQRAGSRCGFVAVPVSEMQANDDFLLERLSQFTVVALENLETLAREHQTAMMLQRSLLPIVLPRPDGLEIAARYRASQQHAEVGGDFFDAFEVEDGLMVVIGDVQGHSLEAAVVMAELRYSLRAYAYDGYGPAALADRLNRVLLRNDPEVIATSCIGLIAPDRSSIRIVNAGHPTPILVRRGAASFVGGHGRLLGFLSEPPYADQVVPLEPGDRLLLMTDGLIERREEDLDVSFGRVAEAAASAADLPVEAAADDLLRGFGTSDDDVALVVVDVLGS, from the coding sequence GTGCCTGACCGGCTCCCCCTGGTCCTCGTCTGCGATGACACCCCCGCCAAGCGCTACGTGCTCGGGAGCTGGCTCCGGCGCTCGGGCTACCGGGTGATCGAGGCCGACACCGTCGCGGGTGCGCTGCGCGTGCTCTCGGAGCAGCCGGTCGACCTCGCCGTGCTCGACGTGCACCTGCCCGACGGCAGCGGGCTCGACATCACGCGGACGCTGCGGGCTGACCCGAGCCGGGCGTCGCTGCCCGTCGTCCACGTGTCGGCCGTGGCGATGGAGACCCTCGACCGGGTGGCCGGCCTCGACGTCGGCGCCGACGCCTACCTCGTCGACCCCGTCGACCCGCAGGAGCTGCTCTCGACGATCCGGACCCTGCTCCGGTCCTCAGGAGCACGCCGCGATGCCGAGGAGCTCGCCGGCCGGCTGAGCGCCCTCAACCGCGCCGCGGTCCGGCTCAGTGTCGCCGCCACGGTCGCGCGCCTGACCGAGGCGGTCGCCCGGGCAGCGGGTGAGGTCTTCGACGGGCCCGCCGTCGCCGTACTCGCGGACGAGCAGAGCGCGATGCGCTCCGCCGCCTCCCCCGGCGGCGGCGACGTGACGACCACGCCTCTCGACGAGCGCGACTTCGGCCTGCTGGACCTGCTGACCAGCGAGGGGACCGTGCGCCTCGACGACGACAGCTGGCGTCGGGTGCTGCCGGGGCCGAGCACCGCCCAGTGGCGCGTCTGGCCGATGCAGCGCGCGGGCAGCCGGTGCGGCTTCGTGGCGGTGCCCGTCTCGGAGATGCAGGCCAACGACGACTTCCTGCTCGAGCGCCTCTCGCAGTTCACCGTCGTGGCCCTGGAGAACCTCGAGACCCTGGCGCGTGAGCACCAGACGGCGATGATGCTCCAGCGCAGCCTGCTGCCGATCGTCCTCCCCCGCCCGGACGGCCTGGAGATCGCCGCCCGCTATCGCGCCTCCCAGCAGCATGCCGAGGTCGGCGGCGACTTCTTCGACGCGTTCGAGGTCGAGGACGGCCTCATGGTCGTCATCGGCGACGTGCAGGGCCACTCGCTCGAAGCGGCGGTCGTGATGGCCGAGCTGCGCTACTCGCTGCGCGCCTACGCCTACGACGGCTACGGGCCGGCGGCCCTCGCGGACCGGCTCAACCGGGTCCTGCTGCGCAACGACCCCGAGGTGATCGCCACCTCCTGCATCGGGTTGATCGCACCGGACCGCAGCAGCATCCGGATCGTCAACGCCGGTCACCCCACGCCGATCCTGGTGCGTCGTGGCGCCGCCTCGTTCGTCGGGGGCCACGGCCGCCTGCTCGGCTTCCTCAGCGAGCCGCCGTACGCCGACCAAGTGGTGCCCCTCGAGCCCGGAGACCGCCTGCTGCTGATGACGGACGGCCTGATCGAGCGTCGCGAGGAGGACCTCGACGTGAGCTTCGGGCGGGTCGCCGAGGCAGCCGCGTCAGCCGCCGATCTCCCGGTCGAGGCCGCGGCCGACGACCTGCTGCGCGGCTTCGGTACCAGCGACGACGATGTCGCACTCGTGGTCGTGGACGTGCTGGGGAGCTGA
- a CDS encoding sensor histidine kinase, whose protein sequence is MNSTILAELTLATEEDLFLARALGRDCGEGLGMDRLDALRVATAISELGREVVATGQGQLCLTVEGTGILVIAISAPAVPPQWEAALRAAARLVDGVEEVRSPLRGGEGVDVRLEKGLGRMKPTESELGELADKLLVRHASTASDELRQQNRDLIATLEEVRRQADALASVNRELEETNRGVMALYTELSEEMERTNQGVVALYAEIDDKNLQLREASEAKSRFLRSISHELRTPVNSILGLTGLLLDPHQVHPLPDEHTEPVRYIRASANDLLRLVEELLDLAKAESGRLVPTLGEVELEPLFDELRGVIEPILRPGVTMSTEIDGVDLLTTDQELLRHILRNLLSNAAKFTDSGSITLTAARDGEYVELSVSDTGVGIAPEERDRIFEEFYQAASPLHATARGTGLGLPFAQLVATTLGGRIELESSVGVGSRFRLRLPIAGVGGDGA, encoded by the coding sequence ATGAACTCAACCATCCTGGCGGAGCTCACGCTCGCCACCGAGGAGGACCTCTTCCTCGCCCGCGCCCTCGGCCGCGACTGCGGCGAGGGGCTCGGCATGGACCGCCTCGACGCACTCCGCGTGGCGACCGCCATCAGCGAGCTCGGCCGCGAGGTGGTCGCGACCGGGCAGGGTCAGCTCTGCCTGACCGTCGAAGGCACCGGAATCCTCGTCATTGCGATCAGTGCCCCGGCCGTCCCGCCGCAGTGGGAGGCCGCACTGAGGGCCGCCGCCCGTCTCGTCGACGGGGTCGAGGAGGTGCGCAGTCCCCTGCGCGGAGGAGAGGGTGTCGACGTACGACTGGAGAAGGGGTTGGGGCGGATGAAGCCGACGGAGAGCGAGTTGGGCGAACTCGCCGACAAGCTGCTCGTGCGGCACGCCTCGACCGCCTCCGACGAGCTCCGCCAGCAGAACCGCGACCTGATCGCCACTCTCGAGGAGGTACGCCGACAGGCCGATGCCCTGGCGTCGGTCAACCGTGAGCTCGAGGAGACCAACCGCGGCGTGATGGCGCTCTACACCGAGCTCTCCGAGGAGATGGAGCGGACCAACCAGGGCGTCGTGGCGCTCTACGCCGAGATCGACGACAAGAACCTCCAGCTGCGCGAGGCGAGCGAGGCCAAGAGCCGCTTCCTGCGCAGCATCAGCCACGAGCTCCGCACGCCGGTCAACTCGATCCTCGGGCTGACCGGGCTGCTCCTCGACCCGCACCAGGTGCACCCGCTGCCCGACGAGCACACCGAGCCGGTGCGCTACATCCGGGCGAGCGCCAACGACCTGCTGCGCCTGGTCGAGGAGTTGCTCGACCTCGCGAAGGCCGAGTCCGGCCGGCTCGTGCCCACCTTGGGTGAGGTGGAGCTCGAACCGCTCTTCGACGAGCTTCGCGGCGTGATCGAGCCGATCCTCCGGCCCGGCGTGACGATGTCGACGGAGATCGACGGCGTCGATCTCCTGACCACCGACCAGGAACTGCTCCGCCACATCCTGCGCAACCTGCTGAGCAACGCCGCGAAGTTCACCGACAGCGGCTCGATCACGCTGACCGCGGCTCGTGACGGGGAGTACGTGGAGCTGAGCGTCTCCGACACCGGCGTCGGCATCGCCCCCGAAGAGCGGGACCGGATCTTCGAGGAGTTCTACCAGGCGGCCTCCCCACTGCACGCGACCGCGCGCGGCACCGGCCTCGGGCTGCCCTTCGCGCAGCTCGTCGCGACGACCCTGGGCGGGAGGATCGAGCTCGAGAGCTCCGTGGGCGTCGGCAGCCGCTTCCGGCTCCGGCTGCCGATCGCGGGGGTGGGAGGCGACGGTGCCTGA
- a CDS encoding ATP-binding protein — MRVFPPARVADDVWWRVEDDAAVASVRRAATALANQLRFDESRVGEVGIVVTELATNLRKHAGGGELVLRSPHGTTEGLRILAIDSGPGSRNIDALISDGASTRGTLGIGLGACVRLSNRFDVFSVPAVGTIAEAVLAGTAPPTSPVAGTVAVRADTLTRPLGGEGACGDIAVYRDFPGGLIGMLSDGLGHGPLAADASRRAAELMLESELTSPGALLERMHAALGSTRGAAISLLRYDDATRTVTHAGVGNVVTRLFGADSRTLPSQPGIVGHRMPRLRELAVPLTGRSTAVLHSDGIRQQWSFDDLPGALGHEPGVLCATVMRAAATRRDDASVLVVEMGRS; from the coding sequence ATGAGGGTGTTCCCTCCCGCGCGCGTCGCCGACGACGTGTGGTGGCGTGTCGAGGACGACGCGGCCGTGGCCTCCGTACGCCGGGCCGCGACCGCCCTTGCCAACCAGCTCCGCTTCGACGAGTCGCGGGTCGGCGAGGTCGGGATCGTGGTGACCGAGCTGGCCACCAACCTGAGGAAGCACGCCGGCGGCGGCGAGCTCGTGCTCCGCAGCCCGCACGGCACCACCGAGGGCCTACGTATCCTCGCGATCGACTCGGGGCCCGGGAGCCGCAACATCGACGCCCTCATCTCCGACGGCGCCTCCACGCGCGGGACCCTCGGCATCGGGCTGGGAGCGTGCGTGCGGCTCTCGAACCGCTTCGACGTCTTCTCCGTGCCCGCGGTCGGCACGATCGCGGAGGCCGTCCTGGCGGGCACCGCACCGCCGACGTCTCCGGTCGCGGGAACGGTCGCCGTCAGGGCGGACACCCTCACCCGCCCCCTGGGCGGCGAGGGCGCGTGCGGCGACATCGCCGTCTACCGGGACTTCCCGGGCGGCCTGATCGGCATGCTCTCCGACGGCCTGGGCCACGGGCCACTGGCGGCGGACGCGTCACGACGGGCCGCGGAGCTGATGCTCGAGTCCGAGCTCACGTCACCGGGAGCACTGCTCGAGCGGATGCATGCCGCCCTCGGCAGCACGCGCGGTGCGGCGATCTCCCTCCTGCGGTACGACGACGCCACTCGCACCGTCACCCACGCAGGCGTCGGCAACGTGGTCACCAGGCTCTTCGGTGCAGACTCCCGCACGCTGCCGTCCCAGCCCGGCATCGTCGGCCACCGGATGCCACGCCTGCGCGAGCTGGCCGTCCCCCTCACGGGCCGTTCGACCGCAGTCCTGCACAGCGACGGCATCCGCCAGCAGTGGAGCTTCGACGACCTCCCCGGCGCGCTTGGCCACGAACCGGGCGTCCTGTGTGCCACCGTGATGCGTGCCGCGGCCACCCGCCGTGACGACGCCAGCGTGCTGGTCGTGGAGATGGGTCGATCATGA
- a CDS encoding anti-sigma regulatory factor — MTTPATDGVNVVDIGADSDVVRVRQLVRDLSLAAKLSLVDQTKLVTATSELARNTLVYGGGGEATVQIVERGDLTGVEVIFADKGPGIDDVDLALTDGWTSGSGMGLGLSGAKRLVDEFELDTAPGEGTRVRVIKWRR, encoded by the coding sequence ATGACAACGCCGGCGACTGACGGCGTCAACGTCGTCGACATCGGGGCCGACTCCGACGTGGTCCGGGTGCGACAGCTCGTCCGAGACCTGTCGCTGGCGGCCAAGCTGTCCCTCGTCGACCAGACGAAGCTGGTGACCGCCACGAGCGAGCTCGCCCGCAACACCTTGGTCTACGGCGGTGGCGGCGAGGCCACCGTTCAGATCGTCGAGCGGGGCGACCTCACCGGTGTCGAGGTCATCTTCGCCGACAAGGGCCCGGGCATCGACGACGTCGACCTGGCCCTCACCGACGGCTGGACGAGCGGCAGCGGGATGGGCCTCGGCCTCTCCGGCGCCAAACGGCTCGTCGACGAGTTCGAGCTCGACACGGCGCCCGGTGAGGGCACCCGTGTCCGGGTCATCAAATGGCGGCGATGA
- a CDS encoding STAS domain-containing protein, whose amino-acid sequence MDRIPVLRIGDVLLVSIQVDLQDHIALTLQDDLSQKIVDTGAKGVLIDISALEIVDSFIGRMISTTAAVSRVLDAETVVVGMQPAVAITLVELGLTLSGVRTALDVDRGLRLLRSRLDEADDTGTVESDDNAGD is encoded by the coding sequence ATGGACCGCATCCCGGTCCTCCGCATCGGCGACGTCCTTCTGGTCTCGATCCAGGTCGATCTCCAGGACCACATCGCCCTCACGCTGCAGGACGACCTCAGCCAGAAGATCGTCGACACGGGCGCGAAGGGCGTCCTCATCGACATCTCCGCACTCGAGATCGTCGACAGCTTCATCGGCCGGATGATCTCGACCACGGCCGCCGTCTCCCGGGTCCTCGACGCCGAGACGGTGGTGGTCGGCATGCAGCCGGCTGTCGCGATCACGCTCGTCGAGCTCGGCCTCACCCTCAGCGGGGTGCGGACGGCCCTCGACGTCGACCGCGGCCTGCGACTCCTCCGGAGCCGCCTGGACGAGGCGGATGACACCGGCACGGTCGAGTCGGATGACAACGCCGGCGACTGA